Genomic DNA from Paenibacillus donghaensis:
TTTCCATCCTCTGTCCCATCGTATTCCCTAGCGTCTTCTCCACTGTAAGCCTCCCTCACAAGCATACTGTTCAACCAGCCGGTCACCTTCCGGCCGGTTCTTCCTTAACCATACTGCGAATGTAGAAGTAGCCCATCCCTGAACAGAGCAGGAACATGAACACGGCCATGGCGCTCGCGACTCCAACATCATGATAGATGGAGAAGGACTGCTGCATCGCGATGCCGAGCACCTGCGGAGCATTGGGTCCGATCAGGAACGGGGCCGTGAAGGCGCCGATAATCCCCATAAAAGTGAAGGTAGCTGCGACCAGAACCGTCTTGTACGTCATCGGAACAATAAATCTGGCAAAAATGCTTAATTTCCCCGCGCCAACATCACGCGCACTCTCAATGATAGAATTCGGTATGCCCGCCAGCGCAGAGCTGAGCAGCATGGCCGTAAACGGAATATTAAACCACAGATTGGCTAACAGAAGTCCGTTATAATCATAAATAAAACGCGGGAAGCTCTCCGAGCCGAGCGCCAGCCCTATTCTCGCCAGCCAACCATGGTTTCCGTACATATTAATTATGCCGTAAGTCGCGATAACCCCAGGGATAAACATCGGGATATAATACAATTTCCGTATCCAGTCCGTAATCCAGCCCTGATTGAACCTTAGATAGATGGCCAGCAAATACCCGACAATGAGCGTAAGGACCGTGCTGACAATCGTCAGATTCAAGGTGAAGAGTATGTTGCTTCTCATAGCTTTATCCGTAAAGAGGTACGTATAGTTCGCCAGCGAGAAAGCTCCGTCAGGATTAAGAAAGCTTTCCTTAACCGCCAGCGTAATCGGGATAATGACGGTAAAGACCAGCAGTAAAAATGAAGGAATGACCAT
This window encodes:
- a CDS encoding ABC transporter permease; translated protein: MDKASLLQMKSRTGRPGISSQTKASITGLIMVIPSFLLLVFTVIIPITLAVKESFLNPDGAFSLANYTYLFTDKAMRSNILFTLNLTIVSTVLTLIVGYLLAIYLRFNQGWITDWIRKLYYIPMFIPGVIATYGIINMYGNHGWLARIGLALGSESFPRFIYDYNGLLLANLWFNIPFTAMLLSSALAGIPNSIIESARDVGAGKLSIFARFIVPMTYKTVLVAATFTFMGIIGAFTAPFLIGPNAPQVLGIAMQQSFSIYHDVGVASAMAVFMFLLCSGMGYFYIRSMVKEEPAGR